From a single Carassius auratus strain Wakin chromosome 38, ASM336829v1, whole genome shotgun sequence genomic region:
- the LOC113057249 gene encoding zinc finger protein 135, with the protein MEETETELTCSEQDALGADFITVELDTQPIEYVVKWAEVGSKFTLTCVKKDLDEAACFPSDQMVKVEPDETFIVPYEAVYPECDDADPDWIATHEEEVGSESDFNDNTEAGNSQLCEEVDVSDICWEKEVSPARAYNCRFCGKSYSHSSSLARHLHVHSDGSSLSSSKGFGKSCDSKKSLQCNLCGVRCNGKRLLAIHKKCHKTKRLHTCNTCGKSFNHSSSLSRHRLIHKKGLDKNVRALYPTPTPAPFVTQHRFPSGHGTSKRTAEKQYQCAQCDRVFSHSAGLSKHQVAHVRQLLNSYTHDKDSLEESSDLKIRLKLCSRDKPNYYTLCKKNKHGKGGKKRLWLPNEERPYPCRICSKRFSHTASLTRHEHTHASIKCYACNVCKKTFMRLSNLKQHQQTHATGKLYKCPQCGKTFVHSSSFSRHKKVHAAMSLSVKQEDVMCEEELVIDEVASLEYESE; encoded by the coding sequence ATggaagagacagaaacagagcTGACCTGCTCCGAGCAGGACGCTTTAGGAGCAGACTTCATCACGGTGGAACTTGACACCCAGCCCATCGAATATGTGGTCAAGTGGGCCGAGGTGGGCTCGAAATTCACTTTAACCTGTGTAAAAAAGGATTTGGATGAGGCTGCCTGCTTCCCCTCCGATCAGATGGTCAAAGTGGAACCGGACGAGACTTTCATTGTCCCTTACGAAGCGGTGTACCCAGAATGTGATGATGCAGATCCAGATTGGATTGCGACGCATGAGGAGGAGGTGGGCAGCGAGTCAGACTTCAACGACAACACAGAAGCGGGGAATAGCCAACTGTGCGAAGAAGTGGACGTTTCGGATATCTGCTGGGAGAAGGAAGTGTCTCCTGCTCGAGCGTATAACTGCCGCTTCTGTGGCAAGAGCTACAGCCACTCCTCCAGTCTCGCTCGGCATCTGCACGTACACTCGGACGGATCGTCCCTCTCGTCCTCTAAAGGTTTCGGCAAGTCATGCGACAGCAAGAAGTCTCTCCAGTGCAATCTCTGCGGGGTGCGGTGCAACGGCAAGCGGCTTCTGGCGATACACAAGAAATGCCACAAAACCAAGAGACTGCACACGTGCAACACATGCGGAAAATCGTTCAATCACAGCTCGAGTCTGTCGCGGCATCGGTTGATCCATAAAAAAGGCCTGGATAAGAACGTCAGAGCGTTATACCCGACTCCAACCCCAGCTCCCTTCGTAACCCAGCACAGGTTCCCATCCGGCCACGGCACGAGTAAAAGGACGGCCGAGAAGCAGTACCAGTGCGCGCAATGCGACAGGGTCTTCAGCCACTCGGCGGGACTCTCCAAGCACCAGGTGGCGCACGTGAGACAGCTGCTCAACTCGTACACACACGACAAAGACTCCCTCGAAGAGTCCTCGGACCTCAAGATCCGCTTGAAGCTCTGCTCCCGCGACAAGCCCAACTACTACACCCTGTGCAAGAAGAACAAGCACGGTAAAGGGGGCAAGAAGAGGTTGTGGCTGCCCAACGAGGAGCGGCCGTACCCCTGCCGGATTTGCAGCAAACGCTTCAGCCACACGGCCAGCCTCACGCGGCACGAGCACACACACGCCAGCATCAAGTGCTACGCCTGCAACGTCTGCAAGAAAACCTTCATGCGGCTCTCCAACCTCAAGCAGCACCAGCAAACACACGCTACGGGAAAACTCTACAAGTGCCCACAGTGCGGGAAAACTTTCGTCCACTCCTCCAGCTTCTCGCGCCATAAGAAGGTCCACGCGGCGATGAGCctgtctgtgaaacaggaagaCGTTATGTGCGAAGAGGAACTGGTCATCGATGAGGTGGCCTCGCTGGAATATGAGTCCGAGTGA